CGATCAGGGTCGTGATATTGGCATCCATAATGGTCAAAAAGGCTTTACTGTAGCCGGCCTCCAGGGCATTGCGGGCACTCTTGCCGAGCCGCAACTCCTCACGGATACGCTCATAAATGAGCACATTGGCATCCACCGCCATCCCCAGAGTCAGCACGATACCGCCGATACCTGGCAGCGTGAGACTGGCCTTGCACAGACTCAGCATGGCCATAATGAACACCAGGTTGAGTACCAGGGCCAGGTTGGCCACCAGGCCGGCGAGGTTGTAATAGATGCCCATGGCCAGCACCACCGCCACGCAGCCGATAATGACCGACCAGATACCACGATGGATGGAATCCAGACCGAGGGAGGGACCGACGGTGCGATTTTCAAGGATGGTAACCGGCGCAGGCAATGATCCGGCCCGCAGTACGATGGCCAGATCGGTGGCCTCCTGCTCGTCGAAGGAACCGGAGATCTGCGCGCTGCCGCCGGAGATCCGTTCGCGGATAAACGGCGCGGAATAAACGGTATCGTCAAGCACGATGGCCATGCGCTTGCCGACATTGGAAGCGGTTATCTGGTCGAAACGCTTGGCACCGACAGCATTGAAGTCGATCGATACGTAGGGTTCGTTGAATCGGGGGTCTATCCGCACCTGCGCATCGGAGACCAGATCGCCGGTAAGCACGGTTTTGTCGTAGACCACCAAGGGCGTCTGGGTGACCGCGCCACTGCGCCGGTCAACCTGTCTTTCGTAAAGCAACTGGGTACCGGGAGGCAACACCCCTTTGGCCGCAGCCTGCAGATCGATGTTTTCCGCAACCATCTTGAATTCGAGCAAAGCGGTTTTGCCGAGCAGGTCCACGGCCCGCCGGGGATCCTTGATGCCGGGCAACTGAACCAGAATACGGTCGCTGCCCTGCCTTTGCAGAACGGTTTCACTGACGCCGAATTGGTCGATGCGGTTACGTAAGGTCTCGAGAGCCTGCTTCACGGCATTATCCTGGATGGACGCCACGGCAGAAGAGGAAAAGCGGAAATATTTTTCGATATAACCGCCCTGAGTTTCCAATGTTAAAGGCTCCAGATCGCGATAGCCGCCGTCGGCCATAAAGGCATCGACCTGCTTGCCGGCCTCGTCGTCATAAACAACGACAACCAAGCGATCGTTACCCACCCGGGAGACGCGCTTGAAAATGATGTCTTTTTCTTTCAGCTCGGTTTCCACCTGGTCGACGATGCCGTCGATCCGGCTTTCGACCGCTTTTTCGACATCAACCCCGAGAACCAGGTGCATGCCGCCCTGCAGATCGAGTCCGAGATGCAAAGGGTCGAAGCTCTTCTTCAGCCAATCAGGGGAACTGTTGGGAAACAG
This DNA window, taken from Syntrophotalea carbinolica DSM 2380, encodes the following:
- the secD gene encoding protein translocase subunit SecD, encoding MSKSIKLRGGVVLFCLALSLLALMPTLFPNSSPDWLKKSFDPLHLGLDLQGGMHLVLGVDVEKAVESRIDGIVDQVETELKEKDIIFKRVSRVGNDRLVVVVYDDEAGKQVDAFMADGGYRDLEPLTLETQGGYIEKYFRFSSSAVASIQDNAVKQALETLRNRIDQFGVSETVLQRQGSDRILVQLPGIKDPRRAVDLLGKTALLEFKMVAENIDLQAAAKGVLPPGTQLLYERQVDRRSGAVTQTPLVVYDKTVLTGDLVSDAQVRIDPRFNEPYVSIDFNAVGAKRFDQITASNVGKRMAIVLDDTVYSAPFIRERISGGSAQISGSFDEQEATDLAIVLRAGSLPAPVTILENRTVGPSLGLDSIHRGIWSVIIGCVAVVLAMGIYYNLAGLVANLALVLNLVFIMAMLSLCKASLTLPGIGGIVLTLGMAVDANVLIYERIREELRLGKSARNALEAGYSKAFLTIMDANITTLIAALVLFQFGTGPVKGFAVTLSIGIAASLFTAIFVSRVIFDFFLERYQVKRLSI